The following proteins are co-located in the Argopecten irradians isolate NY chromosome 9, Ai_NY, whole genome shotgun sequence genome:
- the LOC138331203 gene encoding mediator of RNA polymerase II transcription subunit 19-like: MMNEPIRRPDQISPKSSPRGSRSPAYPRADSSGTLRTTISLGRVPSVIHSGPFYLVKDMGSGTANPSEMTGSNNLIIHYDLEHSYSKFCKKEGKEELSAFLPNLPGYIDAPGINDNSSLRSLIDKPPITGKELNPLSNSSLTGFRLHPGPLPEQYRFMNQMPKKKPKPKRKKDEKTSALQDYPDNPVEIGHDKKTKKPKHDAEKQKRKKKKKKKVKEKDEESQS; the protein is encoded by the exons ATGATGAACGAACCTATTCGCCGACCCGATCAAATATCTCCAAAATCGAGTCCCCGGGGGTCTCGGTCGCCGGCTTACCCCCGCGCGGACTCGTCGGGGACACTCCGGACTACCATAAGTCTCGGGAGAGTGCCGTCGGTCATCCATTCAGGGCCATTTTATCTCGTGAAGGATATGGGATCTGGAACTGCAA ATCCTTCAGAGATGACTGGAAGCAACAATTTGATCATACATTATGATCTAGAACATTCCTACAGCAAGTTCTGTAAGAAGGAGGGTAAAGAAGAACTCAGCGCATTCCTGCCAAATCTCCCTGGTTACATAGATGCTCCTGGTATCAATGACAACAg CTCCCTGCGATCTCTAATTGATAAACCACCAATCACCGGGAAGGAATTGAACCCACTGTCTAACAGTTCATTAACTGGCTTTCGACTTCATCCCGGACCG CTACCTGAGCAGTATCGATTTATGAATCAGATGCCAAAGAAAAAGCCAAAACCAAAACGAAAAAAGGATGAAAAGACGAGTGCTTTACAAGACTATCCTG ATAATCCTGTAGAAATTGGCCATGATAAAAAGACAAAGAAACCAAAACATGATGCAGAGAAACAGAAACgcaaaaagaagaagaagaaaaaagtaaAGGAAAAAGATGAAG AATCCCAGTCCTGA